A DNA window from Brassica napus cultivar Da-Ae chromosome C1, Da-Ae, whole genome shotgun sequence contains the following coding sequences:
- the LOC111210895 gene encoding transcription factor JUNGBRUNNEN 1-like: MEEAMGSWDTRREEQEEEEKQVLKLPGFRFHPTDEELVGFYLSKKVFLKKSSKIDEIISQIDIYKFDPWDLPRSSNTEKESYFFCRRGRKYRNSIRPNRVTGSGFWKATGIDKPVYSDGSSKAVIGLKKTLVYYLGSAGKGSKTDWMMHEFRLPTANDTIPGGSTLVNPTPSSLLHAEVWTLCRIFKRNVSSRKYTPDWRELAGGKRMKPQQSKYQEAYISFGDNESSSSTNNINVMERKENYERNVFQLRQTPHQHQPIPVDTTITTQVDSTVPHFSNDNIHDITYENWDELRSVVEFAFGPSFLS; encoded by the exons ATGGAGGAGGCGATGGGATCATGGGACACAAGAAGGgaggaacaagaagaagaagagaaacaagtgTTAAAACTTCCAGGGTTTAGGTTTCATCCGACCGATGAAGAGCTTGTAGGTTTTTATCTCTCTAAAAAAGTATTCCTCAAGAAATCTAGCAAGATAGATGAGATAATCAGCCAAATTGATATCTACAAATTCGATCCATGGGATCTTCCTC GCTCAAGTAATACGGAAAAGGAGAGCTACTTCTTCTGCAGAAGAGGAAGAAAGTACAGAAACAGCATAAGACCGAACCGAGTGACTGGTTCCGGTTTTTGGAAAGCCACAGGAATCGATAAGCCTGTCTATTCCGATGGCTCCAGCAAAGCCGTGATAGGTCTAAAGAAGACACTCGTTTATTATCTTGGAAGCGCCGGGAAAGGAAGCAAGACTGATTGGATGATGCACGAGTTTCGCCTCCCAACAGCCAATGACACCATCCCTGGTGGCTCCACTCTCGTTAACCCTACTCCTTCTTCCTTGTTACATGCT GAAGTGTGGACGTTATGCCGGATATTCAAGAGAAATGTGTCTAGTAGAAAATACACTCCGGACTGGAGAGAGTTAGCAGGTGGGAAACGCATGAAGCCGCAACAATCTAAGTATCAAGAAGCTTATATCAGTTTTGGTGACAATGAGAGTAGTAGTAGTACCAATAATATCAACGTTATGGAACGCAAAGAGAACTATGAGAGGAACGTTTTCCAGCTTCGCCAAACGCCCCATCAACACCAGCCCATTCCAGTGGACACAACTATTACTACACAAGTCGATAGTACGGTTCCACATTTCTCAAACGACAACATTCACGATATAACCTACGAGAACTGGGACGAGTTACGATCGGTTGTGGAATTTGCTTTCGGCCCTTCTTTTCTTAGTTAG
- the LOC106375542 gene encoding scopoletin 8-hydroxylase, whose protein sequence is METMSANYEDRDTLFNFVVKEGNGVKGLIDSGISCVPQPFVQPLSERIATPNGQTCEAVQPIDISQLDGPCHTEVAKQIVEAAETLGFFQVVNHGVSVELLELLKMSAHEFFEQPPENKAVYLKEVSPSKLVKYGTSFVPEKEKAIEWKDYVSMLYTNDDEALQHWPLQCREVALDFLKSSMAMVKRIVEVLVEDVGVILEEERMNSLMGTKMVNMNYYPTCPSPELTIGVGRHSDMGMLTVLLQDGIGGLYVKVDNGDWLEIPPLNGALVINVGDTLQILSNGKYKSAEHRVRTTNIGSRVSVPIFTAPNLSEKIGPLPEVVERDGVARYKEVLFQDYMNNFFSQPHDGKKSLDFARAD, encoded by the exons ATGGAGACAATGTCTGCCAATTACGAGGACCGAGACACACTGTTCAACTTCGTGGTCAAAGAAGGTAATGGCGTGAAGGGTCTGATAGACTCTGGCATATCTTGTGTTCCACAGCCTTTTGTCCAACCGCTCTCTGAGCGAATCGCGACCCCAAACGGCCAAACGTGTGAAGCGGTCCAGCCAATAGATATTTCCCAGCTAGACGGTCCATGCCACACGGAGGTGGCCAAACAAATTGTTGAAGCTGCTGAGACGCTTGGCTTCTTCCAG GTGGTGAACCATGGTGTTTCGGTAGAGCTGCTTGAATTGCTGAAAATGTCAGCTCATGAGTTTTTCGAACAACCTCCTGAGAACAAAGCGGTTTACCTAAAAGAAGTGAGTCCAAGCAAGCTAGTTAAGTACGGGACAAGCTTCGTACCAGAGAAGGAGAAGGCCATTGAGTGGAAAGATTATGTGAGCATGCTTTACACCAATGACGACGAGGCTCTTCAACACTGGCCTCTACAATGCAG AGAGGTGGCACTTGATTTCCTAAAATCATCAATGGCAATGGTGAAAAGAATAGTTGAAGTTTTGGTGGAGGATGTAGGAGTGatccttgaagaagagagaatgaaCAGTTTGATGGGGACCAAGATGGTCAACATGAACTACTACCCAACATGTCCCAGCCCCGAGCTCACTATAGGCGTCGGTCGTCACTCCGACATGGGAATGTTAACTGTTTTATTACAAGATGGCATTGGTGGTCTCTACGTTAAAGTAGATAACGGTGACTGGCTTGAGATCCCTCCTCTCAATGGAGCCTTAGTCATCAATGTTGGCGATACTTTGCAG ATTCTAAGCAATGGGAAGTATAAAAGTGCGGAGCATAGGGTTCGAACCACAAACATCGGATCGAGAGTCTCTGTGCCTATTTTCACGGCACCTAATCTCTCGGAGAAGATTGGTCCATTGCCCGAAGTGGTGGAACGTGACGGGGTGGCTCGTTACAAAGAGGTGTTATTTCAAGACTACATGAACAACTTCTTCAGCCAACCACACGATGGCAAGAAGTCTCTCGACTTTGCTCGTGCCGATTGA
- the LOC106377491 gene encoding probable BOI-related E3 ubiquitin-protein ligase 3, whose amino-acid sequence MAVEAHHLNPLFSSNREMMYPVEANGLVYTNQIRYNTLPATAMPFNHTMECQTSTFNPIYNTSPVDFLVHQSKPTIHSVDSSVTHNSDNNNGNNVNYLPPVSSLRKRPREESVVENPMPSQKRCTDPLMFLGQDLSSNVQRHNLDIDRLISNHVEIIRMGIEEKRKQQVRKIMEAIEQGLMKTLRAKDDEINHIGKLNLFLEEKVKSLTVENQLWRDMAQSNEATVNSLRSNLQQVLAAVERNRWEEPTTADDAQSCCGSNDEGDSTMMRTVSSTMCRGCGKGEASVLLLPCRHMCLCSVCGSSINTCPICKSPKTASLHVNLS is encoded by the exons ATGGCCGTTGAAGCACACCATCTTAATCCATTATTTTCTTCCAACAG AGAAATGATGTATCCCGTTGAAGCAAACGGTTTAGTCTACACAAACCAGATCAGATACAACACTCTTCCAGCGACTGCGATGCCATTTAACCATACCATGGAATGTCAAACTTCTACGTTTAATCCCATTTACAACACATCACCGGTTGATTTTTTGGTTCACCAGTCCAAACCAACGATCCATTCCGTTGATAGTTCTGTCACACACAACAGCGACAATAATAATGGCAACAACGTTAACTATCTTCCTCCTGTGTCGTCTTTGAGAAAACGCCCCAGAGAAGAATCGGTTGTTGAAAACCCTATGCCAAGCCAGAAACGTTGCACCGATCCTCTCATGTTCCTAGGACAAGACTTGTCTTCTAACGTCCAACGCCACAACTTAGATATCGACCGCTTGATCTCTAATCAT gtcGAGATAATAAGAATGGGGATTgaagagaagagaaaacaacaagttaggaagataaTGGAAGCTATTGAGCAAGGGTTGATGAAGACACTTAGAGCCAAAGACGATGAGATCAATCACATAGGCAAACTCAACCTCTTTCTTGAAGAGAAGGTTAAGTCTCTCACTGTAGAGAATCAGTTATGGCGTGACATGGCACAGTCTAATGAAGCCACCGTAAACTCCCTACGGTCCAATCTCCAACAAGTCCTCGCCGCAGTGGAACGTAACCGCTGGGAGGAGCCTACAACTGCTGATGACGCGCAGTCTTGTTGCGGAAGCAACGACGAGGGTGATAGTACGATGATGCGCACGGTTTCAAGTACGATGTGTAGAGGCTGTGGGAAAGGAGAAGCTAGTGTGTTACTGTTACCATGCAGACACATGTGTCTATGCAGTGTGTGTGGTTCTTCGATTAACACTTGTCCAATCTGTAAATCTCCAAAGACCGCTAGTCTTCATGTTAATCTTTCCTAA